The following nucleotide sequence is from Trifolium pratense cultivar HEN17-A07 linkage group LG2, ARS_RC_1.1, whole genome shotgun sequence.
TCATatttataatcaaaatatacatatttataTGATCAATTGAATTAATATGGTCGTTCTCCAACATAATTCCCAACAGGGTCATAGTTACAAGTCATGAACACATCACCATCATCACACACAACTCTTGCACAACCAATTCTTCTAGTACTTTTCCACACAATCTGAGTATAATGTCCACACATTTGTCCAGATACACATGAATTAGTCAGATAAGTGTAATATTTCTCTTCATCAGCCCAAGCTTTAACAGCATCAGTTGGTGTCCAATCAGAGCCACTACCCCAATATATATTCTCTCCTAACTTGAAACCATCTTCAGGGAATGAATGTTCCACTTTGCAATCTGATTTTCTTTGACTAGCCCACCATCTTGCGTATTGTTCAAGCTGAAAATCCCACATCAGTGGAAGTTCCCATTTGGTTGCTCTTACTAAGTTGTGTCTGAATAAGAACTCTATTGACTCTGCCATGCATCCCCAACAAAGCTGCTTTGAAACCTTGTATATGGTGTCATTGTCTGGTTTCTTCTGCTGGCTCAAATATTGCTCATAtatttgagaagaagaagaagaagaaaaagaagaagaagaagattgaggACTGGTTGAGAGAGTTTTGGTGGTGAAGGTGATCACAAAAACAAAGAAGCAGAGGAGCAAATGGGATTTCATGATTTGTGTACTTTTGTGTATAGAGCACTAAATTTTGAGGTGTGGTAACCTTAATTTATATATGAACTTGGTTCATGAATATGTGGTATTTGGATTTTGGCTCTATTGTAGAAAGTCATTGGGTTTCAAGCGTAATTGGTTAATTCTCACGTCGATTATTAAGAATGTTTAATTCATAAGACAGATGATCTATTAACctaatattttaaagttttaggTGGATATGTGACTTCTTCCTCTCTTGTAGTTCTGAAACAATTAACCCGATGTTTCTTCCGAACTTACCAACAAAAGTTGTGTCACATGCACTTTAGAAGCTGTTATATCATATCATCATTAACAAATTAGTTTTGGTCTTTAAATGTGCAAGCCTATTTGctatagtttataaaattattgataataattttatgAAACATATTAACTAACGTTGAAGAACTAAACTAATACATCCAAGATTGTGGTTGTGTTGTGACTATGTTGAGGTTGAGCCAAACGCATGAGTGGGATGTGGGGGCGAGAAATGTACTTGGAAACACCGGACAGAGATTATACTGTATGTTGGATGATTGCATTGAAGATTAATCACCCGTGAACCAGTCCTCAGTTTTGCCCGTGAGTTCTCTTGTCCATATTATGGGATGAGTTCCCACCATAGTAGTATATAGTATGTTCTAGAAATGATCACGTGTCATGCATATGCAAAGTCCAAGAAGTCACTCATAGTGCAAATCGTTTAGGAAAATTCCGGTGAAAATGATTCTTGGTTTATCTTGCAGCCGAATTATAGACTACTTAGGGCCATTTTTCTGGGAATTAAATggttaataataaaaaaaatccaagaaGTCACAAATGATTAATTTGATGTGTTTGTGCACACAAAGAGTATAGTGTTACGAATGTTTGCTCAATATAtggtaaataaaataattttattgatttaatagtgattttttttttgtaatgcaagattattttatttatttgtacacATTAAATAAAGTACTAGtatgtaacaaaatataaacattgAACAATGACGAAGTAATAATGTCTGGCCTTATTTGAAAATATGATTTATAAAATGGTCTCTTGTAGCTTTCTTTACAATTTGTTGACCTAATTAcgacaacaataaaaaaaaactatgtgtTGGTCCAATTTGGTTTTAGGTGACAAATGGAGGGCTTGGATCTAAAGTAAAAAGTACTCCTATATAAAGattttttgcatctttgatttaaaaattttgaggtgtaaaatgcaattttttaaagatgttaaatataattctataggatattttacttttttaaattttaaaactaaaacatTATAAAAGACATTTTACACCTTCGAATTTTAAATTCTATAGGTGTAAAAAATGTCGCGGTTCAACTGTGGTTATACTATAATCTGAATTGTAGAATTCCAAAAATTCTTGCCCAtgaagataaaattgaaagtcaagaagaaaaaagaattgaATTTGGACGGATAAATTCTGTTAAATTAAGTTAAAGAAATTTTAATACGGTCTTATCCGACACACAAGATTAAAGTTTAGAAAagaattggtaaaaaaaaaaaagaataaatttgtATTGATATCAAAGCATTCAATCCACATGCCAGAATGAATTTGGGATAGATTTGAGTACTCAAGGTGTGATTTGCGCAAGGACATGAAAAATGTATATCTTGTAAGCATATttctttattctttcttttgggTCATTAGGATAATGAGTGTCAAATATATCATCACATTGAATTTTGagcaattataaaaaaaattgaacactACATTCTAAAATCTTAAAACATTTGATGTATGATTTATCTAATTTATACATGTAACATCTACTTTTCATATCTAACACGACACTCTTGTTCACCCTCCTTataccaatgttttaagaaccggaccggaggtcgaaccgttgtgacaactggttcaagggtcaaccggtcggatcggttcaaccgttattgaaccgtttatattgaaccgttcatataattttttcacgtgtttgagtctatggttggaaaggaaagatttttgattttttaacctttcaatttcaatccatcattttttttaattaaaaaatcagttttttttttttttttttttaagtgagagaaaaaccggccggtttttccggttcaccggttcacaccggttcacaccggttcataccggttcacaccggtttttgaccggttccactgactagcggttcttgctagtcgtccggaccgccgagggcaccggttcgcggtcgaaccggtcggaccggccggtccggttcggtttttaaaacattgcctTATACACACTAACCACTCAAGAACCAGAGTTGTGTGCAATTGGGAGTTTGCCATGCTTAATGTATGAGTCACCTCCTTTATATGTTcaacatttacttttttttttaattatatctAATATGACACTCTTACTCAAACCTTATACACGATGTCCAGGACCGGAGTTGTGTGCAATCGAAAATTTGTAAAAGCAGAAATTTTAaactcaaattttatatttaattacaaTTAAAATTCGAGTTAAGATCTTCCAATTCAAATTGCAATAAAATATGCACGCTGCACTTAATCGAAATCCATCACTTTCCTGTgtcttatagttttttttttttttaaccatgaAATATTAAAGAGTGCCATTGTTGCACTTGTTAAAAAGCAAATGAAGAGATTTTGACttaaaaattgagattttaactttttttgaagtttaaaaattatcatttacaattttttgacCTGTCTAACTAAAGTTGTTAGAACgctcatttttttaatcaatttatttatatgtatagcatttaaaataaaataatttaggtGAACACTCCgatacacatattatgtggatatcTACTCGTACATGGCTTAGATGCgtgattgtgattgattcacaAATTgtattaatgtaaaaaaaatcaataaatactATTTGTAAACCAATCAAAATCATCCACCTCaccaataatttattatttaatttttttccttcatttttttcattttttgtgtgTGACTAAAAGTATGTCCAAACTCCAAATCCTTGTCACCAGCTAAAAGTTATTCATAAATTATGCAGAGACAAAAGAAATCTGAGTCTGATTTGGTGCCAGTGAGCATATTTATTGGTGGCGAAGAAGAAACGATAATAGTAACTGAATAAAGAAGGAATGAATTCGTTTCTACTTTGGACTTTGTGCTTTGCGATCGTTATCATCGTCATTGTTTCCTTCAACTTCAACCTTACGCCATCATTATTCGGATCGATTCTCATCGTTTTTTCGATCATCAAAATGAAATTGCTTCCTCGATTTCGAAGTTCTTGCTTAAACAATCCCAAACCGAATTCAATGGCAGAAACAGATTctgatgttgatgttgatgcTAAGCCCCTTCATATTCCACCACATCTTGTAATCATGGTTAATGGAATCATTGGCAGGTAGGTAGTAATAATCTTCAGCTTAATCACTCTTAATCGtagcaatttgcatttaatttcagATTAATTTCTTAGTATATGCAAATTCAAAGTTCTAACTGCATTTGGTATTTTCAGTTCTGCTGATTGGAGATACGGTGCGGAGCAGTTCCTGAAGAAGCTTCCGGATGAAGTCATCGTCCACCGTAACTAACTCTTCCTTTTTTCTTCTATTAGTTTAGTCACACCGAAACTGTGTGTATAATTCAAATGTATGATACTAATagtttaaaatagttttacaccgaTATGACATTCAATGAGCATCTTGTGTTCCGCCAAAtcacaaaattattttgaaattagtTGTATGACATGGCAGattgatgattttttattggatgattgcataaaactattttacactgtcagtgtaTGCCCGTTAAACTCCAAATGTATATTGCTTTTCTGTTTTTGAAGTCCTTATATGACATCGATGAAAATTACAAACACATTATTTTTAGTACATTGTGAactaaattgaataaaatttgTATAGgaccaaaattaaataattgttacagatataaatatattaagttTGACAACTGGTGTAAACAATTGGATTGTGATTTTTCATATAAATGGTGTGACAAT
It contains:
- the LOC123908945 gene encoding pathogenesis-related protein PR-1-like, which gives rise to MKSHLLLCFFVFVITFTTKTLSTSPQSSSSSFSSSSSSQIYEQYLSQQKKPDNDTIYKVSKQLCWGCMAESIEFLFRHNLVRATKWELPLMWDFQLEQYARWWASQRKSDCKVEHSFPEDGFKLGENIYWGSGSDWTPTDAVKAWADEEKYYTYLTNSCVSGQMCGHYTQIVWKSTRRIGCARVVCDDGDVFMTCNYDPVGNYVGERPY